A single region of the Lycium barbarum isolate Lr01 chromosome 2, ASM1917538v2, whole genome shotgun sequence genome encodes:
- the LOC132623868 gene encoding protein SMALL AUXIN UP-REGULATED RNA 51-like — translation MAIRKSNKLSQTAVLKQILKRCSSLGKKNEYQDEQGLPMDVPKGHFVVYVGENRTRYIVPISILSRPEFRILLQRAEEEFGFDHDMGLTIPCDEDFFESLTSSMLR, via the coding sequence ATGGCTattagaaaatcaaacaagttGTCACAAACTGCAGTGTTGAAGCAAATTCTAAAAAGGTGTTCGAGTTTGGGAAAGAAAAATGAATATCAAGATGAACAAGGACTTCCAATGGACGTACCAAAAGGGCATTTTGTAGTATACGTTGGAGAAAATAGAACAAGGTACATTGTTCCAATTTCCATCTTGTCAAGGCCCGAATTTCGGATACTCCTTCAACGAGCCGAAGAAGAATTTGGCTTTGATCATGACATGGGGCTCACAATTCCTTGTGATGAAGATTTTTTCGAATCTCTAACTTCATCAATGCTAAGGTAA